One region of Roseicitreum antarcticum genomic DNA includes:
- a CDS encoding TAXI family TRAP transporter solute-binding subunit, translated as MKHLTKSLCALTLSAVALAAPATAQERVFVGIATGGTGGTYYPLGGMLAQLISNTAELEGFRVSATAETGNASVANAGLLGRAEIETAFIAADILDAAYKGLNQFEGNPAENLRALGALYPETVQLIARSGAEITSFEDLAGKSISSGSPGSGQWQLLGDLLAAHDMVREDVTEDYSSFAQSADKMKDGNLDASLITAGIPTSSITELANGHDITVVPLTGPAIAALQEVQPYYASVTLPAGTYRGIEADVETLAVRAIWATHAELDDDLAYAMVKALYENTETLAQVHVMGNQVSLETALESVSIPLHPGAERYYREMGLIE; from the coding sequence GTGAAACACCTCACCAAATCGCTTTGCGCGCTGACGCTGTCAGCGGTAGCCCTTGCGGCACCTGCAACGGCGCAGGAACGCGTCTTTGTCGGCATCGCCACCGGCGGCACCGGCGGCACCTATTACCCGCTGGGCGGGATGCTGGCGCAGCTGATCTCGAACACGGCAGAGCTGGAAGGCTTCCGCGTTTCGGCTACCGCTGAAACCGGCAATGCCTCGGTCGCCAATGCGGGCCTGCTGGGCCGCGCCGAAATCGAGACCGCCTTCATCGCCGCCGACATTCTGGACGCAGCCTACAAGGGCCTGAACCAGTTTGAAGGCAATCCCGCCGAAAACCTGCGTGCCCTGGGCGCGCTCTATCCCGAAACCGTGCAACTGATCGCGCGTTCGGGTGCCGAGATCACCTCGTTCGAGGATCTGGCGGGCAAATCCATCTCATCGGGCTCCCCGGGGTCGGGGCAGTGGCAGCTGCTGGGCGACCTGCTGGCCGCGCATGACATGGTGCGCGAAGACGTGACCGAAGATTACTCGTCCTTCGCACAATCGGCGGACAAGATGAAGGACGGCAACCTCGACGCCTCGCTCATCACCGCGGGCATCCCCACGTCGTCGATCACCGAACTGGCGAACGGGCATGACATCACTGTCGTGCCGCTGACCGGCCCGGCGATTGCCGCGCTGCAAGAAGTTCAGCCATATTATGCCAGCGTGACGCTGCCCGCAGGCACCTATCGCGGCATCGAGGCCGATGTCGAAACGCTGGCCGTGCGCGCGATCTGGGCGACCCATGCGGAACTGGACGACGATCTGGCCTATGCCATGGTCAAGGCGCTGTATGAAAACACCGAAACGCTGGCACAGGTTCATGTGATGGGCAATCAGGTGTCGCTGGAAACCGCACTGGAATCGGTGTCGATCCCGCTGCATCCGGGCGCCGAGCGCTACTACCGCGAAATGGGCCTGATCGAGTGA
- the hutG gene encoding N-formylglutamate deformylase, producing the protein MTRPDAKTSPVEVTQGTCPLVIAMPHTGTFVPDEVRANLNEIGRGLSDTDWHIDRLYAGLIPGASCVRATFHRYVIDANRDPSGHSLYPGQNTTGLIPTTDFDGNAIWATLPDAAQTAARLKAYHAPYHRALAAELARVKALHGFVILYDCHSIRSRIPFLFDGLLPDMNIGTNRGTTCAPALQTLTQRHCAAAAGLTSVLNGRFLGGWTTRHYGRPDESMHAIQMELTQSAYMAERAPWTWDAEKAARVQAVLGPLLHDIAALDLSPADTAR; encoded by the coding sequence GTGACCCGCCCAGACGCAAAGACATCGCCAGTTGAAGTGACGCAGGGCACCTGCCCGCTTGTGATAGCCATGCCGCATACCGGGACCTTCGTCCCTGATGAGGTGCGCGCCAACCTCAACGAGATCGGCCGCGGGTTGAGCGATACTGACTGGCACATTGACCGGCTCTATGCCGGGCTGATCCCCGGTGCGAGCTGTGTGCGCGCGACCTTCCACCGCTATGTGATTGATGCCAACCGCGACCCGTCGGGGCACAGCCTGTACCCTGGGCAGAACACGACAGGGCTGATCCCCACGACCGATTTCGACGGCAACGCGATTTGGGCGACGCTGCCCGACGCGGCGCAGACCGCCGCGCGGCTAAAGGCGTATCACGCACCCTATCACCGCGCGCTGGCGGCAGAGCTGGCACGCGTGAAGGCGCTGCATGGATTTGTCATCCTTTATGATTGCCATTCGATCCGGTCGCGCATCCCATTCCTGTTCGACGGGCTGCTGCCCGACATGAACATCGGCACCAACCGCGGCACGACCTGTGCCCCCGCGCTGCAAACGCTGACCCAGCGCCATTGCGCGGCAGCCGCGGGGCTGACCAGCGTGCTGAACGGACGTTTTCTGGGCGGCTGGACCACGCGGCACTATGGCCGCCCGGACGAGAGCATGCACGCCATCCAGATGGAACTGACGCAATCCGCCTACATGGCGGAACGCGCACCCTGGACCTGGGACGCCGAAAAGGCAGCCCGGGTGCAGGCAGTGCTGGGGCCCCTGCTGCACGATATCGCGGCGCTTGATCTGTCACCGGCAGATACCGCACGATAA
- a CDS encoding formimidoylglutamate deiminase has product MQKKNEQRLWAKQALLPDGWANDVLVVVEGGNIASVTPHSPVESSAQGQMVSTLLPAPVNLHSHAFQRAMAGLTERRGPDPRDSFWTWRQLMYRFLDHLTPEDVRAITALVQMEMLEAGFGASVEFHYLHHRPGGHPYDDIAEMAHTVCAAAAETGIGLTLLPVLYRYGGCNMRALGPGQIRFGNDRDSFARLVSGAAASVATLAADCTTGIAPHSLRAVQPDDLAFCQDLAGNGVIHMHLAEQTEEVDEVQAAYGARPTEWLLANAPVSDRWCLIHCTQMTPAETVALARTNAVAGLCPITEASLGDGIFDGARFMGRGGRFGVGSDSNIRISLIEELRGLEYSQRLRDQSRAVLARPGQSTGHVLWQGAAIGGAQAAGRASGEIRPGLLADLVGIDHSSPDLDVRWGDLTLDTLIFSGDRGAISDVWSAGRHVVRGGAHVRRAEIIAGYRAAMRRLRDVI; this is encoded by the coding sequence ATGCAGAAGAAGAACGAACAGCGGCTCTGGGCGAAACAGGCGCTGCTGCCCGATGGTTGGGCAAATGATGTGCTGGTGGTGGTCGAGGGGGGAAACATCGCCTCGGTCACGCCCCATAGCCCCGTGGAGAGTTCCGCGCAGGGGCAGATGGTGTCGACCCTGCTACCCGCCCCGGTTAACCTGCATTCTCATGCGTTTCAGCGCGCCATGGCAGGGCTGACAGAACGGCGCGGCCCCGATCCGCGCGACAGTTTCTGGACGTGGCGGCAGTTGATGTACCGCTTCCTTGACCACCTGACGCCCGAAGACGTCCGCGCCATCACCGCGCTGGTGCAGATGGAGATGCTGGAGGCTGGGTTCGGCGCCTCGGTCGAATTTCACTACCTGCACCACCGGCCGGGCGGCCACCCTTATGATGACATCGCGGAAATGGCCCATACCGTTTGCGCCGCCGCCGCAGAAACCGGCATCGGCCTGACGCTGTTGCCGGTGCTCTACCGCTATGGCGGTTGTAACATGCGCGCCCTGGGGCCCGGGCAGATTCGCTTTGGGAACGACCGTGACAGCTTTGCGCGGTTGGTCAGCGGCGCTGCCGCCTCTGTCGCGACGCTAGCTGCCGATTGCACGACCGGCATCGCGCCGCATTCGTTGCGTGCGGTGCAGCCCGATGATCTGGCGTTCTGCCAAGACCTTGCAGGCAACGGCGTGATCCACATGCACCTGGCCGAGCAGACGGAAGAGGTGGATGAGGTACAGGCCGCCTACGGTGCCCGGCCGACCGAATGGCTGCTGGCGAATGCGCCGGTCAGCGACCGCTGGTGCCTGATCCACTGCACCCAGATGACGCCCGCCGAGACCGTGGCGCTGGCCCGCACCAACGCCGTGGCCGGGCTATGCCCGATTACCGAAGCCAGCCTGGGCGACGGCATCTTCGATGGCGCGCGTTTCATGGGGCGGGGCGGGCGCTTCGGGGTGGGCAGCGATTCGAACATCCGCATCTCTTTGATCGAGGAATTGCGCGGGCTGGAATATTCGCAACGCCTGCGCGATCAGTCGCGCGCCGTGCTGGCCCGTCCAGGACAATCCACCGGCCATGTCTTGTGGCAAGGAGCGGCCATCGGCGGCGCGCAGGCGGCAGGGCGGGCGTCAGGGGAGATCCGGCCCGGGCTGCTTGCCGATCTGGTGGGCATCGACCATAGTTCGCCCGACCTCGACGTGCGCTGGGGCGACCTGACGCTGGACACGCTGATCTTTTCCGGGGACAGGGGGGCGATCAGCGACGTATGGTCCGCAGGTCGGCATGTGGTGCGCGGAGGCGCCCATGTCCGGCGCGCCGAAATCATCGCGGGCTACAGGGCCGCCATGCGCAGACTGAGGGATGTCATTTGA
- a CDS encoding GntR family transcriptional regulator yields MTPEPGKADWKAIRRDLLARIQSGVWKPGDLVPREVELAAQYHCTRSTVGRALRDLATAGFLERRRKGGTTVSPNPVRKAPLEVPIIADAIRKSGHAPGYRLLDTGLVRPPADITDTTDGPDGAPDGPMIFLSALHLADGLPHQLEQRWLNPGAVRKLQAADFTETPVDEWLLQNAPLTRATIDIAAVPAPETVARALAMSAGAPTLRITRISWKQSQLIGILHLYHVAGYSLKTSI; encoded by the coding sequence TTGACGCCAGAGCCGGGCAAAGCTGACTGGAAGGCCATACGCCGCGACCTGCTGGCGCGCATCCAGTCGGGGGTGTGGAAGCCGGGCGACCTTGTCCCGCGCGAGGTAGAGCTTGCCGCGCAGTATCACTGCACCCGCTCGACCGTGGGGCGCGCACTGCGCGATCTGGCCACAGCCGGCTTCTTGGAGCGGCGGCGCAAGGGGGGGACCACAGTATCCCCCAATCCGGTGCGCAAGGCCCCGCTGGAAGTGCCGATCATCGCCGATGCGATCCGCAAATCCGGCCATGCCCCGGGCTATCGGCTGCTGGATACCGGGCTTGTGCGGCCGCCCGCCGACATCACCGACACTACCGACGGCCCCGATGGCGCGCCTGATGGCCCGATGATCTTCCTGTCGGCGCTGCATCTGGCGGATGGTCTGCCGCATCAACTGGAACAGCGCTGGCTTAACCCTGGCGCGGTGCGCAAGCTGCAGGCAGCCGATTTCACCGAGACGCCCGTGGATGAGTGGCTGTTGCAAAACGCCCCGCTGACCCGTGCGACCATCGACATTGCCGCGGTACCCGCCCCCGAGACCGTCGCGCGGGCGCTGGCAATGTCTGCAGGTGCGCCGACGCTGCGGATCACCCGGATCAGCTGGAAGCAATCGCAGCTGATCGGCATCCTGCATCTCTATCACGTGGCGGGATACAGTCTGAAGACTTCGATCTGA
- the rpmG gene encoding 50S ribosomal protein L33, with protein MAKPTTIKIRLNSTAGTGHFYVTKKNARTMTEKMSIKKFDPVVRQHVEYKEGKIK; from the coding sequence ATGGCGAAACCGACGACGATCAAAATCCGTCTGAACTCGACGGCGGGCACCGGCCACTTCTATGTGACCAAGAAGAACGCCCGGACCATGACCGAAAAAATGTCGATCAAGAAATTTGATCCGGTTGTGCGTCAACATGTCGAATACAAAGAAGGCAAGATCAAGTAA
- a CDS encoding N-acetylmuramoyl-L-alanine amidase, whose protein sequence is MTPVWHPSPNFGARRDGLQPSMVVIHFTGMANCAAALERLCDPAAQVSSHYLIAEDGMLWALVAEDQRAWHAGAGEWRGMGDVNSRSIGIELANTGHHPFPEPQMRCLTALLAQVHGRWDIELRDVIGHSDMAADRKEDPGPRFDWARLGRMGLALAVPLATVDAPLPRSGLPQLEDSLTRIGYPDAPPDRRLMAFRHRFSPQARGPETGADRALAARIAALTQPL, encoded by the coding sequence ATGACGCCGGTCTGGCACCCCTCACCCAATTTTGGTGCGCGGCGTGATGGGTTGCAGCCGTCGATGGTCGTGATCCATTTTACCGGCATGGCCAATTGTGCAGCCGCGCTAGAGCGGCTGTGCGATCCGGCGGCGCAAGTCTCCAGCCATTACCTGATTGCCGAGGACGGGATGCTCTGGGCGCTTGTGGCTGAGGATCAGCGCGCCTGGCATGCGGGCGCGGGGGAATGGCGCGGCATGGGGGACGTCAATTCGCGCTCCATCGGGATCGAGCTGGCGAATACCGGGCACCACCCCTTTCCCGAGCCGCAGATGCGCTGCCTGACAGCGCTGTTGGCGCAGGTGCACGGACGCTGGGACATTGAGCTGCGCGATGTGATCGGCCACAGCGACATGGCCGCCGACCGCAAGGAAGACCCGGGCCCGCGCTTTGACTGGGCGCGGCTGGGCCGCATGGGGCTGGCGTTGGCGGTGCCGCTCGCGACGGTCGACGCCCCGCTTCCGCGCTCCGGTTTACCGCAGCTCGAAGACAGTCTGACCCGCATCGGCTATCCTGACGCGCCGCCTGACCGGCGATTGATGGCCTTCCGCCACAGGTTTTCTCCGCAAGCGCGGGGGCCGGAAACCGGGGCCGACCGGGCACTGGCCGCGCGGATTGCGGCGCTGACCCAGCCGCTTTGA
- the gatA gene encoding Asp-tRNA(Asn)/Glu-tRNA(Gln) amidotransferase subunit GatA, whose protein sequence is MSSAFTSNSLNKLTISDARDALRRGDVTAVDLTNACLGAIDAADALGAFVHKTPDIALERAQAADARIKAGDAPAMCGIPIGIKDLFCTEGVPSQAASRILQGFLPQYESTVSAQLRDAGAVMLGKLNMDEFAMGSSNETSTYGNAVNPWKTDERSLTPGGSSGGSAAAVAADLCLGATGTDTGGSIRQPAAFTGIVGIKPTYGRCSRWGVVAFASSLDQAGPMTRTVRDAAIMLGAMSGHDARDSTSANLPVPDFEAALSGDIRGKKIGIPREYRMDGMSNEIDKLWQDGTAMLRDAGAEIVDISLPHTKYALPAYYVIAPAEASSNLARYDGVRYGHRATLSAGDGITEMYEKTRAEGFGAEVQRRIMIGTYVLSAGFYDAYYNRARRVRTLIKRDFEQAFEAGVDAILTPTTPSAAFGLGEMANADPVEMYLNDVFTVTVNLAGLPGISVPTGLDKSGLPLGLQLIGRPWAEADLLNTAYVLERAAGFVSKPTQWW, encoded by the coding sequence ATGTCCAGTGCATTTACTTCCAACTCCTTGAACAAGCTGACAATTTCCGACGCCCGCGACGCCCTGCGCCGTGGCGACGTGACCGCCGTGGACCTGACAAACGCCTGTCTGGGCGCCATAGACGCCGCCGATGCGCTGGGGGCGTTCGTGCACAAAACGCCCGACATCGCGCTGGAACGGGCGCAGGCCGCCGATGCCCGAATCAAGGCAGGCGACGCCCCAGCGATGTGCGGAATCCCCATCGGAATCAAGGACTTGTTCTGCACCGAGGGCGTGCCCAGCCAGGCCGCCAGCCGCATCTTGCAAGGCTTCTTGCCACAATACGAATCCACCGTAAGCGCCCAGTTGCGCGACGCGGGCGCGGTGATGCTGGGCAAGCTGAACATGGACGAATTCGCCATGGGTTCCAGCAATGAGACAAGCACCTACGGCAATGCCGTAAACCCTTGGAAAACCGACGAAAGATCGCTGACCCCGGGCGGCTCCTCGGGCGGGTCGGCCGCAGCCGTTGCGGCGGATCTGTGCCTTGGCGCCACGGGGACCGACACCGGCGGCTCTATCCGCCAACCCGCTGCTTTTACAGGGATTGTTGGCATCAAACCGACCTATGGCCGCTGTTCCCGCTGGGGCGTCGTGGCCTTTGCATCCAGCCTCGATCAGGCTGGCCCGATGACCCGCACAGTCCGCGACGCTGCCATCATGCTGGGCGCCATGTCAGGCCACGACGCGCGCGATTCCACCTCCGCCAACCTGCCCGTACCGGATTTCGAGGCCGCGCTGAGCGGTGACATCCGGGGCAAGAAGATCGGCATCCCGCGCGAATACCGCATGGACGGCATGTCCAACGAGATCGACAAGCTGTGGCAAGACGGTACCGCCATGCTGCGCGACGCAGGGGCAGAGATTGTGGATATCTCCCTGCCCCACACAAAATACGCCCTTCCCGCGTATTATGTCATCGCACCCGCCGAGGCATCATCCAACCTCGCGCGCTATGACGGCGTGCGTTACGGCCACCGCGCCACCCTGTCGGCGGGCGACGGCATCACCGAGATGTACGAGAAAACCCGCGCCGAAGGCTTCGGCGCAGAAGTGCAGCGCCGCATCATGATCGGCACCTATGTGCTGTCCGCAGGCTTCTACGACGCCTATTACAACCGTGCCCGCCGCGTGCGCACGCTGATCAAGCGCGACTTTGAACAGGCGTTTGAGGCCGGTGTCGACGCGATCCTGACGCCCACCACCCCCTCTGCGGCCTTCGGTCTGGGCGAAATGGCCAACGCCGACCCTGTAGAGATGTACCTCAACGACGTGTTCACCGTGACGGTTAACCTGGCCGGGCTGCCCGGGATCTCGGTGCCCACGGGGCTGGACAAGTCCGGCCTCCCGCTGGGCCTGCAACTGATCGGGCGGCCCTGGGCCGAGGCAGATCTGCTCAATACCGCATATGTGCTCGAACGTGCGGCAGGCTTTGTTTCCAAACCGACGCAATGGTGGTAA
- the gatC gene encoding Asp-tRNA(Asn)/Glu-tRNA(Gln) amidotransferase subunit GatC — translation MSSIDTETARRVAKLSRIAVPDAALPALAQELSNILNFMEQLNEVDVDGIEPMTSVTPMRLVRREDVVTDGNQQAKVLANAPDAREGFFAVPKVVE, via the coding sequence ATGTCCAGTATTGATACCGAGACCGCGCGCCGGGTCGCCAAGCTGTCCCGCATCGCCGTACCAGACGCGGCCCTGCCCGCGCTGGCGCAGGAATTGTCCAATATTCTCAACTTCATGGAACAACTGAACGAAGTTGATGTGGATGGTATTGAACCCATGACCAGCGTCACGCCGATGCGCCTTGTGCGCCGCGAAGATGTCGTGACCGACGGCAACCAGCAGGCAAAAGTGCTGGCCAACGCGCCTGACGCCCGCGAAGGCTTCTTCGCCGTCCCCAAAGTTGTCGAATAG